Part of the Labrenzia sp. PHM005 genome is shown below.
CTACTTCGGCAAAGGCCAAATGGTGCCGCCGTTCGAAGAAGCTGTGTTTGCGTTGGAGCCGGGAGCTTACACCAAGGAACCGGTTGAGACCCAATTCGGCTGGCATGTCATCAAACTGGAAGACAAGCGCCGCCAGGAAAAGCCGGCTCTGGATTCGGTAGAAGCGAACCTGCGCCAGCAGCTGATGCGGGAGCGGTATGACGCCCGCATGACCGAGTTGAAAGACGAATACGCGGTCGAGATTCTAGACGAGAAACTGGCAAATGCTGGAAACGAAGCACCGGCATCTGAATAACTACATTTAGTTCGATCCGAGAAATGCCCGGTGGCACGCGCCTGCCGGGCATTTTTGTTTTTCCAGAGCGATGCTTGGATTTTCGCGAAAAGACTTGCGGACTGGACAGCTGGTGGCTAGGGACATTTCCAGCTTCATTATGACAGTCTGGAACCGATCCCATGTCGACCAATGTTTCTCCGCTTGCCCCAAAATCCTACCCCGATATGCCGGACATCGCTGGGGTGACATTTGCGACGGCTGAAGCCGGGATCAAGTATTCTGGCCGTACAGATGTGTTGCTCGCATCACTTTCCGAGGGGACGACGGTTGCGGGTGTATTCACAAAGTCCAAATGTTCGTCTGCGCCGGTCGATTGGTGCAAGGATATTTTGTCTGGCGGCAAAGCTCAGGCACTCTTGGTCAATTCGGGCAACGCCAACGCCTTTACCGGAAAGAAGGGTAAGGCTTCGGTTGAGCTGTCTGCCGCTATCATCTCCAAGGCAATGTCCTGTCCGCTGAACAGCATTTACCTTGCCTCGACTGGTGTCATCGGTGAACCGCTGCCTGCGGAAAAGTTTGAAGATGTTGCCGCGCAGTTGGTCACCTCGCAGGGCAGTGCAAGCTGGCTAGAGGCGGCTGAGGCGATTATGACCACCGACACCTATCCCAAGGTGGCAACTGCAAGTGTTGAGCTGGACGGCAAGACCATCACCATTAACGGGATTGCCAAGGGCGCGGGCATGATTGCGCCTGATATGGCGACGATGCTGTCGTTCATCTTCACCGACGCAGCCATCTCCCCAGCGGTGTTGCAGGCGCTGTTGAGCGAAAAAACCGAAACCTCCTTCAATGCGGTCACGGTGGATAGCGATACGTCGACATCGGATACGGTTTTGTTTTTCGCCACTGGTGCTGCCGAAGGCGAAGGTGTTGAGCCAGTTGTCACCATGGATGATCCGCGCATTTCTGTCCTGCGTGAAGCGTTGTCCGATGTCATGACGGACCTTGCGCATCAAATCGTGCGGGATGGGGAAGGGGCCCGGAAGTTCGTGGAAGTCCGGGTCGAGGGAGCGGAAAGCGACCAATCAGCAAAAACAATTGCTCTGGCGATTGCAAATTCACCGCTGGTGAAGACTGCGGTTGCTGGAGAAGATGCCAATTGGGGCCGTGTTGTCATGGCTGTCGGTAAGGCCGGAGAACCGGCGGACCGGGATCGCCTCGCGATCTGGTTTGGCGATGTTCGGGTCGCTGTTGAAGGCGAGCGGGATCCCGACTACAGCGAAGATGCAGCCTCCGCTGTCATGAAGGAAGACGAGATCGTGATCCGTACTGATCTCGGGCTTGGGAATGGTTCAGCGACGGTTTGGACCTGCGATCTGACCAAAGAGTACGTCGCAATCAACGGTGATTACCGGAGCTAATGACACTGTCAGAAGTTGTTAGGATCTCGCTTCGAAAATTCCCGTAGTTTTTCGCAGTTGTTTCAAAATCGGACATTCATGACATGACAAAAATAGTCCTTGTGGCCGCATGTGCGCTCGTCGATGTGGATGGGCGAATCTTGCTAGCGCAACGGCCAGAAGGCAAATCAATGGCAGGTTTGTGGGAATTTCCGGGTGGAAAGGTCGAAGCTGGCGAGCGGCCAGAAGAAACTTTAATCCGCGAATTGCATGAAGAGCTCGGGATTGAGGTTAATGAAGCGTGCCTGGCGCCCTTGACCTTCGCCAGCCATACTTATCAAGACTTTCATCTTCTTATGCCACTTTTTATCTGCCGACGGTGGGACGGTTTTCCTCAAGGGCGGGAAAATCAAGCTCTGAAATGGGTGCGCGCAGTAAGGTTGCGGGATTATCCGATGCCAGCGGCAGATGAGCCGCTGATACCGCACATTATGGACGCTGTTTCGGGCTGAGGATTGGCAGGGCTGATTGAATGTTTTTTAAGATTGGCAATTTTTTAAATCGTGAATTGACCCGATTTCTTGCCGACCGCAGCGGGGCGACCATGGTCGAGTATGGGCTCATGATCGCTTTCATCAGCGTTGCGATCTTGATCACATTCGTCAGTATTGGAGAGACGATGCGCGATGATATCTTCACCGCGATCTCTGATGCGATGCAATCCGGTTCTTCCCAAGCCTCTCCATAAAACGCTTCAAGCGCTGTATTTTACGGTTTTTCGGTCAGTTTCACTTCTTGCGTCTTCAGCGCATCCGCCAGCCGGGTTTTTGCCGATCCGGGCTTCATCGGCTTTTGCTGGCTATCGTGCGGCGCCCAGCCGAGCAGAGTTACCAGACTAAAACTTGCCCGGATGCGGCCGTCTGGGTCTGAGTAGTCTTGGGCATATAGCTCCGCAGCGCGCAGGAAAACCTGGCGGTTTATTGGTGTCAGGCTGCGGTCCTTCAGAATTGACGTTGCCCCCATTGCTTTCAGATCGGCCATCAGATCGAACATCGTGTCGTAGCGCACGGT
Proteins encoded:
- the argJ gene encoding bifunctional glutamate N-acetyltransferase/amino-acid acetyltransferase ArgJ, whose translation is MSTNVSPLAPKSYPDMPDIAGVTFATAEAGIKYSGRTDVLLASLSEGTTVAGVFTKSKCSSAPVDWCKDILSGGKAQALLVNSGNANAFTGKKGKASVELSAAIISKAMSCPLNSIYLASTGVIGEPLPAEKFEDVAAQLVTSQGSASWLEAAEAIMTTDTYPKVATASVELDGKTITINGIAKGAGMIAPDMATMLSFIFTDAAISPAVLQALLSEKTETSFNAVTVDSDTSTSDTVLFFATGAAEGEGVEPVVTMDDPRISVLREALSDVMTDLAHQIVRDGEGARKFVEVRVEGAESDQSAKTIALAIANSPLVKTAVAGEDANWGRVVMAVGKAGEPADRDRLAIWFGDVRVAVEGERDPDYSEDAASAVMKEDEIVIRTDLGLGNGSATVWTCDLTKEYVAINGDYRS
- a CDS encoding (deoxy)nucleoside triphosphate pyrophosphohydrolase; protein product: MTKIVLVAACALVDVDGRILLAQRPEGKSMAGLWEFPGGKVEAGERPEETLIRELHEELGIEVNEACLAPLTFASHTYQDFHLLMPLFICRRWDGFPQGRENQALKWVRAVRLRDYPMPAADEPLIPHIMDAVSG
- a CDS encoding Flp family type IVb pilin; the encoded protein is MFFKIGNFLNRELTRFLADRSGATMVEYGLMIAFISVAILITFVSIGETMRDDIFTAISDAMQSGSSQASP